CCAACAGCACTACGAATACGAACGAGATCTAATTGAAGTCACCCCGATGGCGGAAGGTCCGTTGCCGGATTCGAGCATTTCACTTCATGTGTATAATGCTGATGATCCATCGTGGGAAGGAGATCTTACTGAAAATACTGGACCAATCAACCTCGTCTGGAACAATGGGGACGATGCGGACGATATCGATGATGATTGGCAGTATAATGGCCACTCTTCAATCGCACTGTCGGGAACGCGGTATATAGCTACTGACACGTACTCCGTAAAAGAACAAGATGAAGACATTGGTTGGAATATCGCTCCAATACAACTACCGAGTCAATGGCACGCACGAGTCTACACAATCGATGGAAACATCGATATTGATGCTGTCGGTCAAGCCCACCGCGACCCGCCGGATCATGGCCACCTCCCAGGTGACACCAATTGGCAGTTCTTCGATTCCCGAGAAACGTTCTCTGATCAGTGGAACGATGTTTCCACATTGGATGCAGACAATGGTGATGAATACGATTCAAGCGATGGGGAATACGATTATATCGAGGGAGAATATGAGGAAGATGACGATGGTGGAATCCCGATCTTCCCGATAGATGAATAAAGAATAAGTCATAGGCTTGTTAAGATATAGTATGTTTGACTCTTTCCTCTCAAATTGGACTAACCCCGAATTGATAGCGGCGATTTTCGCCTTTCGTGTTATATTTAACATCACTATTCTATGGTCTGTGATTCATGTCACTGAATTTCGATCAGGGTATACTGCTGTGCTAGGGGGTTTGATTGCTTTCTCTACAATTGTGACTGTCTTGTTACTCAGTAGTTGGGGCGGGCAGATGATCTCGTATGTAGAACAATTGAGTCAGATTCTCATACTCGTTGTATCAGCTTACGCTGTAGTTCGAAATGACTCAGAACCAGTTTCAGTTGTCTTCCTATTTGCATGGATTATTGCAATACTTCTTTTACTGACCATGATCCCTATTTACGGAGAAGCTTTCTCAGCTCCCTAAACCCCTACTTTTTCATCTATGTATGTTTCGTGGAAAACCTTCACCCCGTCACTGACTGGTTGACTGAAGGTGACAGCCACTCACTACCCGTGCGATCATCTTGCGAACGTCGATCAGTGGGCCGAGTGGATCGAACGCTGCCTCGAATCTGGGGAGATCATCGATTCAAGATCGGTACGTGGCAGCGGTCGAAAGGTCGTCACGGACGATCAACGAAGCCTCGATTCTTTCTAGGATCTAGTAGCTACCAGTATCAGACAACGTATAAGTTGGTCTAAAATCCGGTTCAGTCGCTCTATCACTGGAACAAAACCGTGCTTGTCATAGAGGTATCTCCATTAGCTTTCGTTCACAGCGCTGTCTCCGCTTTTCACGTTCCGTCAGGTCCACACGACGCCTCGAGTCATGTCCGGCCACACAAGATACAAGCCGACGCCTGTCGACGGTTTCGGTATGGTAGCAATCGACATCAACTGCGACATGGGGGAGAGTTTCGGCAACTACACCATGGGACGAGACGAGGAGGTGATGCCCTACATCACCTCGGCGAACGTCGCCGGTGGCTTCCACGCGGGCGATCCGCACGTGATGCGTGAGACGGTCACGCTCGCCGAAGAGCACGACGTCGGCGTCGGAATCCACCCCGGACTGCCGGACATGATGGGCTTTGGCCGCCGGACGATGGACGCCACGCCCGATGAGGTACGCGACTACGTGGTCTACCAGCTCGGCGCGCTGATGGGATTTGCCGAGTGGGCTGACGTCGACGTCCAGCACGTCAAACCCCACGGCGCGATGTACTCGATGCTCTCGGAGAGCGACGAGCACGCCCGCGCCGTCATGGAAGCCGTCCTCGAGGTCGACCCGGACCTGATCTACCTCGCGACGGACATGAACATCTACGAGGTCGCCCAGGAGTACGACGACCTCGACGCCGTGTTCGAGGGGTACGTCGACCTCGACTATCGCCCCGACCGGACGCTGATCGTCGAAAAGGAGAAGGCCGCCGCCGACCCCGACCTCGTCGCCGACAGGGTCGTCAGCATCGCCACGCGCGGCGAGGTCGAGGCCGTCGACGGGACGACGATCGACGTGCCGGCCGACAGCATCTGTATCCACGGCGACGCGCCAAACGCCGTCGAGGTCCTCGAGACCATCCACGACCGACTCGAGAGCGAGGAGATCGAACTGACGCGTCTCGACGACCTCGCGTAACAGGTCACGGCGAGGTCGACGTCGACACTCGAGTGCGCTTCGATCGATCGGTGTACGAGTCCGCGCGAAGAGCGCCGAAAGTGCCGGCTCGTTGTGAACTCGACCCTAATCCTAATCTACGACGGGGACGTGCCAGCACTCAGCACATATCCGTCC
Above is a genomic segment from Natribaculum luteum containing:
- a CDS encoding twin-arginine translocation signal domain-containing protein — encoded protein: MTSKNRRKFLKGIGAVTAGTFLAGNAAGSETQKRRPVIASGTRIAEIEQTSRGWEISRKFLIDTVEEEFRVSRQDRVTTTAEVENDLPEFDREVDFGTETISTTNLDSETKSEIDDLLEEGTERFKDTAVLGTFQQHYEYERDLIEVTPMAEGPLPDSSISLHVYNADDPSWEGDLTENTGPINLVWNNGDDADDIDDDWQYNGHSSIALSGTRYIATDTYSVKEQDEDIGWNIAPIQLPSQWHARVYTIDGNIDIDAVGQAHRDPPDHGHLPGDTNWQFFDSRETFSDQWNDVSTLDADNGDEYDSSDGEYDYIEGEYEEDDDGGIPIFPIDE
- a CDS encoding LamB/YcsF family protein, with translation MVAIDINCDMGESFGNYTMGRDEEVMPYITSANVAGGFHAGDPHVMRETVTLAEEHDVGVGIHPGLPDMMGFGRRTMDATPDEVRDYVVYQLGALMGFAEWADVDVQHVKPHGAMYSMLSESDEHARAVMEAVLEVDPDLIYLATDMNIYEVAQEYDDLDAVFEGYVDLDYRPDRTLIVEKEKAAADPDLVADRVVSIATRGEVEAVDGTTIDVPADSICIHGDAPNAVEVLETIHDRLESEEIELTRLDDLA